The proteins below come from a single Tissierella sp. MB52-C2 genomic window:
- a CDS encoding HAD family hydrolase — protein sequence MALTLLVIACPGALVISTPVSIVAGIGNGAKLMGVLVKGGEIMENLGKIKVLAFDKTGTLTIGKPMVTHIKSYGIDEKELLRISAIGEGYSEHPLGRAIVAKAEKDLGKISEMPEESEIITGQGLKK from the coding sequence TTGGCACTTACTCTATTAGTCATAGCTTGTCCAGGAGCTTTAGTTATATCCACACCTGTATCAATTGTAGCAGGAATTGGTAATGGGGCTAAACTTATGGGAGTATTAGTAAAAGGTGGAGAAATAATGGAAAACCTAGGCAAAATTAAAGTTTTAGCTTTTGATAAAACTGGAACTTTAACTATTGGAAAGCCAATGGTAACTCATATAAAATCCTATGGTATAGATGAAAAGGAACTTTTAAGAATTTCGGCAATAGGAGAAGGATATTCAGAACATCCCTTAGGAAGGGCTATTGTAGCTAAGGCAGAGAAAGACTTAGGAAAGATAAGTGAAATGCCAGAGGAATCAGAGATCATAACTGGTCAAGGACTTAAAAAGTGA
- a CDS encoding heavy-metal-associated domain-containing protein, with protein sequence MIAKTYQLETLTCPNCVAKIEGMMKKTKGISEGEVLFNTSRVKVNFDESILSSEEIIAKIEKLGFDVLGEK encoded by the coding sequence ATGATAGCAAAAACATATCAATTAGAAACATTAACTTGTCCAAATTGTGTAGCTAAAATCGAAGGTATGATGAAAAAAACTAAAGGTATTTCTGAAGGTGAAGTATTATTTAATACTTCTAGAGTTAAAGTAAACTTTGATGAATCTATATTAAGTTCTGAAGAGATTATAGCTAAAATTGAAAAACTAGGTTTCGATGTTTTAGGAGAGAAATAA